TATGATTCCTATCTGTAACCAGAATATTGTTTTGACTGGCTTGCCTGAAGATTTATTTCCTAATTGTCTCatggttttggtttttaatgGCTGCGCATTGGAGTAACTACTTATAAACTACGTATAGATTTCTCAGTGAAGTAGTTGGGATATTGACTGTTGCACGACTCGTGTTGCCTTGTTCCAAACCCAATGAACTACAAGTCTGTCTAAAAGTGATCCGGGGTGGTGCACTTTAGATACAAGCAGAACTGCCAAATCATGAGACAACCAAGGACTCTTTATGGGggctttttatatatttttttacctCAGCCaggtaaaaaagcaaaaatttgAGAAAATTGAGATCTTGTTCAAACTAAACTGTCCAGGCAGTTTTACAGTGTCGCTTTTGCGAATGCAAGCAATAAAATGATCACCAAGGTCATTATGAAACACACCACAATGGTAAAAATGTGGCGAGttgatgtaattttttttatcataaatacactgcctggccaaaaaaaaaaaggtcaccacctggatttaactaagcaaataggtaaaaGCCTACCATTGAATAATTACTGCACGGGTGATTGTTTCatctggcaacaagttatttaaccctaactgatgcagtgagtagcttctcatttgttaaacaaccatgtcgaaagatgcatcctgtggtcgtggaaaagatgttgatctgtttcagaagggtcaaattattggcatgcatcaagcagagaaaacatctaaggagattgctgaaactactaaaatctggttaagaactgtccaacgcattattaaataGTGGAAGGAcatggggaaacatcatcttcgaggaaggaatgtggttggaaaaaaatcttgaatgatcgtgatcggcgatcacttaaacgtgtgggtAAATCAAATCGTggaaaaacagtagaactcagggatgtttaatagtgaaagtaagagcatttccacaggCACAATGCGacgggaactcaagggattgggactaaacggCTgcgtagccttaagaaaaccactcgtcagtgaggctaactggcaaaatgGCTTTAATTTGCTACGGAGCCTTatgattggactctggagcaatggaaggtctgatgcgcccatcactctggaacagggtaaatctggactcatcagggTAAGAGAGGCGGCTGAGGTTTTGCCCCCCACATGCCTAGTGCCCTAGCGTACAAgactgtgggggcagtgctatgataaGGTTGTTGGGAAAATATGCCCAGGAGATCTGGGACACCTTAGGTAAACAGTTTACAAACTAAAGCCAGATGGAGTATTATTAGCCTTCCATAATTTTAGGGGAGGCTAAtttgtattaataattttacatttttattttggtgcTGAGCAGCAGCAGTAACAGCAGCTGAGGTGTTGGAGGTTACACAGGATGTAGTATACACCGTTAGGTCAGAGGCGACAGCATCAATAAAAGTTTGTTTGACTTGCGACTCAGTAGACCATTCTCCATCCATCTCCCGCAGTCCCAGTGGGAAGTGGGAAGTAATCAACCCTAATGAAGTCCtagcaacacaacacaaatcaTGGATCCTGGAATTTCTACTACAGCCCCGTTGCAGCATTCTGCTGTGTCCAAGGGATTTCTTCCCAGTCCTAAAACTCTGCGCTCCTCTTCCTGCACCCAGCTGGCTATCTGCTCTGGAGAGCACTCGTTGGCTGCAGCACCTGTCCGTCATGCTGAAGGCAGCCACTCTGGTGTGTTCTGCGGTGGAGAGGGAAGGGCGTCCAGTGCTGGTGCACTGCTCCGACGGCTGGGACCGCACGCCTCAGATCGTGGCTCTCGCCAAGGTTCTGCTGGACCCCTACTACAGAACCATCGAGGTAGTGGATCGCCGAGCCGGACGGGGCAGAAATCCTGTTCCTCAGTCAGTTTCCCAAGGTGTACGAGTTGGTCACACCGTTCCTGCTCCCTGGTCCCTACCTCTCCGCAGGGCTTCCAGGTGCTGGTGGAGACGGAGTGGCTGGATTTCGGCCACAAGTTCGCCGACCGCTGCGGCCACGGCGAGAACGCGGAGGACGTGAGCGAGCAGTGTCCCGTCTTCCTGCAGTGGCTGGACTGCGTGCACCAGCTCCTCAAGCAGTTCCCCTGCCTGTTTGAGTTCACCGAGGCCTTCTTGGTGCGTGGGCCACCCACAATATTAGATATAATTCGTTCAGTCCGTCCACTCTTCTGAGTCGTGTGTCTTTTAACTCCGCTACATGTAGTTTGTCGACTGCCTGCGAGTTTGCTTGTTCACGTGTTCTGCGGTTCTGCTTTATTGGCTGTTTCACCATCAGGTGAAGCTGGCGCAGCACACTTACTCCTGCCTGTATGGCACATTCCTGTGCAACAATGCTCGCGAGCGTGAGGTCCGGAACATCTACAAACGCACCTGCTCCGTCTGGTCCCTTCTTCGTGCTGGCAACAAGAACTTTCAGAACTTTCTCTACATCCCCTGCCATGACATGGTAAGTTTCTCCTGCTTACCCAACCACAGGCCATCTGCAGGGATCCATCAGTCTGCGGTCCCCAGCGAAACAGTTTTGAtagttttggtttgcttttttttgtttttttgtttttctttccatttcagcTTTTGATTCACATGTTGCTGCACATCAGAGACCctttttttgcctttaaatATTACAGTGAATCTTTCTTACAAGCCAGGCACTGTTTGGAATGTTAGTAAAACCCTTCAGGGTTGAATTGACCTGGAAGAACCCATGATGGCAGCGCCTTCTGAACAGCCTTCAGTTTGTGTAGTCTAATAATGCCCCATATTTTTACTTGACAGTTGCCTGGCAGAAGAAGAAAGTAgaccctttaaaaaaaaaaaaaaaaagtatttattttttaattttttttaagcatgaTGACCTTTTGTTGTGACTTGACACTTGACCCCTGTGACAGGTTCTGCAGCCAGTGTGTCACACGCGAGCACTGCAGTTGTGGACAGCTGTTTACCTGCCCACTTCGTCCCCATGCACCGCAGCTGAGGATGCCATGGAAATCTATCtaagcccctcctcccagggGGAGGAGCTCACGTCACGCTCGCTCGACAGGTCAGTGGATCTTCCACTCCCATTTTCCTCATTTTGAAAAGTTTTGAGGGCTTGCCTTGTTTTTGGAAGCCAATTGTTAGCAAATGTTGCCTTCTTGTGGACAGCCTATGTACAACAACCCAAAAAGTAAACACGACACACAAGTTTAAagcttttggggttttttttttgttttgttttgttttttgtcttcctTTCTCCCACACAGGCTCCCTAAAACACGGTCCATGGACAATTTGGTGTCTGCTTTTGAAAATGGCATGGCCCTTACCCGCACCTCCAGTGACCCAAACCTCAACAAGCACTGCCAGGAGGAGCGGCCACCTCTGGAGCCAATGACAGCCCAGGGAGGCGGGTTGACGGAGAGCCCCTCCGACCCCAGACTGGGCAGCGAGGACCAAGAGGCAGAGAAGCGTGAGGAGACGCCACCTTGTGCGTCTCTCGAGCCTAGTGAGGATGGCTGCGTGGATGCGAGGGTGGAGCCTTGTTTAACCACTCAACCTTTGCCATCGTTGCCCCACCCATTATCGTTAGAGCAAGCTCCATCCCTGCCCAAAGCCCTGCCTCAAATGATCAACCTTCCCCTCCCACCCATACCACAGGAAGTGCATCCTAGGACCGCTAAAGTCACTTCCTCGTTTGCTGCTGCCGTGGAGCCGCTCGGTTCTCCTGTCCGTGACCAGACGGCGAACCCAGAGGGCACGAGTGAGCCCCTCGTCTCGCCCTCGTCCACTGCTGTTGAGCTTCTAGCCATCAAACAGCTTTCTTCTTTCACCCCGCTGGAGGACTCCACCGACACGCTAACGGAGCAGAGCCCCACCCCGCCCGAGCCATCCCCGGTCCCCAAAGCCAGCACGGGCGAGACCCAGGCTCCCGCCCCAAACGACAAGAGGACTCCCGTCGTGAGGGGGGCGGAGCTCGTTCCGCTGAAGGAGCGGGCGATCGCCATGGCCATGGTGCCCACGGGTGAGTGCACGCAAGTGGCAAGGCGACTGATCTCGCAGAGCCAGCTCACGGACCTCTCCCTGCTGGGCTCGCACTGGGACAGCGTGCAGGGCCTGGTCCAGTCCGCCTGCGGAGGCACCCTCCAGCACGGCGCCTACCAGGGTCGCCGGCTAGCCGGCCGGCTCCTCCGCGCCCACGGCGCGAGCCCCGCCGGCGGGCACTGTTGCCACCACGAGCCGCCTCGCAACCCCGTCGGCCCCACGGCCTCCGGCTGGATCTCGGCTGTCCGTAGTGCAGCGCTCTGCGCCTCCTCCTCGGCCTCGCCCCTCGGGCCCTCCTTCCGGCAGATCCTGCCGGCGGCTTACGCCTCGCCTCCCGCGGGCATCCCCCCGGGCCCGCCGGCGGCCACCAGCCCTGCCTACCTGGACGACGACGGCCTGCCGGTGGCGGTGGACGCCGTGCAGCAGCGCCTGCGCCAGATCGAGGCCGGCTACAAGCAGGAAGTGGAGGTGTTGCGGCGGCAGGTGAAGCAGCTGCAGATGAAGCTGGAGCGCAGGCAGTACTGCTCGCCGCCCTCCGAGCCCGACATTGACTACGAGGATGACATCGTGAGTGCCGcgagcattttgttttgttttttttctccttccgcGCCGACTTGAGAGCCGACCTCAAcgtcacctctctctctccttgcagACGTGCCTACGGGAGTCAGACGACGGCGAGGAGGAAGACTCCCTGTCCGACCACAGTGAGGACCGCCTGAGCGAGGGCAGCTGGGATCATGTAGAGAGGAAGGATACCGAGGTCAGCCTCCCTCTTAACCTACAACAGGTTTCTgcccctctgcttctctcacacCGCTGATCTAAGACCAGCTCGCTAAAACCACTTTGTGGACCACCAGCCAGGCCACATATTTGCTCTGTTCCAGATCTCAGCACACCTTGGCCACGTAATCCAGAGCTCTGTAGCTGTGATTAACTGCCTCGGACATATGAGGAGCTGGAACAGATCGAAAGCCTGGACTGGCTGTAGGTTGCCAAGAACTGTGCTGAAAACCTCTAGTCTAAACCGTCATGACACAACACTGACTTCAGATCAGCAGCAAAAGATCAACTTCTGATTTTTCCTTAATCTCTTCCAGTCAGTGCTACCTCTTACATTTTCACGTTCCAGCGCTGATCGTGAAATGTTAAGggcttctctctgtcccccagGTTACCAGATGGGTGCCAGACCACATGGCCTCCCACTGCTTCAACTGTGACAGCGAGTTCTGGATTGCCAAGAGACGCCATCACTGCAGGTGAGGGCCCACAAACCACGAATGACATTTCATCTGATTTGGTTATAGTGATGAATCATTCACGAGAATACATCATGCAGATGATTATGCAAATCATATTGCTACTCAGTCCTGTGTTCAAACAGcaatgacactgtgtgtctgcgtgtatgcgtgtctgtgtgtcctgaagGAACTGTGGAAACATATTCTGTAAAGACTGCTGCCACCTGAAGCTGCCCATTCCTGACCAGCAGCTGTATGACCCTGTGCTGGTGTGCAATTCCTGCTATGACCTGCTGCAGGAGAGCCGCACGCGTGAGCTCCGCTCCCAGCAGCTGAAGAAGCCCATTGCCACAGCCTCCAGCTGAGAGCCGTCGTGCCGGCCGCCGGGATTCCCGCCCTGTGGGCTGCCCAGGCCACCTGCGTGGGTGCCCTTAGACGTGCCTGATGTTTTTGGCAGTGGTGCCCTCGCTCACACTGGTTGGCGAGGAGCACTCTTGGGGGGCCGTCGCGGGCTGCTGTGCTGGGATGAAAGGGGTACACTGGACTGGGGAGAGGGACGAGTCAGATATATGGACACGTAAACGGAGTCcagaagagaaagcaagagaaggtGATGAGTGCTGGgttgtgttggttttttttgtttgtttgttttttgtggtttgtttgtttgtttaatcctATGGAGGAGGTTAATTAATACCCAGTATGGTTGAGGAAAGCTATTGGGTGTAGCCTACCAGTAAACCTGCTGGCTAATGCCACCAGTCCACCGGGGGGCAATTAAATTCCCCCCAGCGTGACACTGTGGGTCTGTTTCATCTCAAAAATGAGTCACCTCACTATACTCATACAACTCCATACAAACATGTGCATCATGGTCACAAAAATTTAACCCTCTTTCAtgtacgtatacacacacacacacacacacacacacacacacacctacactttaGAGGACAATCTGTCGCCTGCCTTCAAAGCCGGTGATTCCCAAGCCTAGTATACATTCAGATGGAGGCTTCTggtttaaaagaaacaaaatgttgcTGCTACAGTATTTAAAAGAATTCTAATTTTGTATCATTATTTTATGCACTATAAACTGTTGTAAATTTGAGGGAAATTGAGaccaaacacaagcaaaaggGAGAGAACCTGCCGTTTTGTTTACTTGCTGTGGTCCGTACTGGTGCGCTGTGCCTGTGCTAAGCTTGAAtgtcgtgcgtgcgtgtgtgtgtgtgtgtgtgtgtgtgtgtgcgcgcgcgcgtgtgtgcgcgtgtgtgtctgtctccgtCTGTCCGTCCGTGCAGTGCTGGAAGGTACTGAAAAGTTGTGTTGGCACATGTTTGATGCTGATCTAAGGCCAGTTTAATGCATTCTCTCTGACTGGTTGAATTAAGGGCCTTGAGAAAGGAACGCTTATCTTGGGTCAGTGTAAAGGAGCCTGTACACACAAGAGGGAGAGACTGACTGACTTCGTCCTCCACGTGGGTCGCGTGCTTGTCCCTCGGTGCTCTGTGTCCTCCTGAACTATGCGGAAGAGCGGCCGGAATCCGGAACCACGCAGCGCTCCACACACTAAGTGAAACTGTAGCAATGCTGTACTGTTCCTCCTGGGCAAGGAAAGATTCAGACAGAACTTAAAGGTTGCAGGTTAAAACCAGAGCCAATGCCTTGTATGGACATGTataatggatttttatttttttattttgttttgtttcattttaatgatgcatgtctctctcaatctgaacaTTGCGCAGTAGCATTATACACTCAactttattttccttattttctgTCAGAAATGGTCCCTTGAGATTGTTGTATGTATTGTTTAATGGTGTTCCTCAAAAACAGTGCCATCTCCCCCTCGTCTTGGCTCACCTTTTCTCATGAAAGACATCATGTTAATGACAACATGTTTAATGGTACAAATAGTCAGCTAgctaattaatatttttttaggTTCCGCTGGGGCTTAGCTCTTTCAAAAGGTCTGGCAAAATGAAGGAACATTTTTTGATttagaacattaaaaaattaatccaGAAGTGTAATATATAGTTATCTGTAATGGTGGCTAAAATTTGTCACTTAGTAAACAATTGTTGTAAAGGAATACACTGTTCATGTCAAATCCCATGGGTTAAATAAAGATATGTCTACGAGATCTATGTAAACTTTTTTCCCCTGGGTATTTCCCTGAAAGTATTAAAAAGCCACTTTTTTAAACGTGGctttttaatactttatttaaattaggtattttatttaatacttaAATGAATAAACCCCTGAAGTGAAACACAAGCATTCTGATCCTGTTCATGTCCCGTGCGATG
This is a stretch of genomic DNA from Electrophorus electricus isolate fEleEle1 chromosome 6, fEleEle1.pri, whole genome shotgun sequence. It encodes these proteins:
- the mtmr4 gene encoding myotubularin-related protein 4 isoform X4, which gives rise to MGEEGPPSLEYIQAKDLFPQKELIKEEDGLQVPFPVLQGEGVEFLGRADDAIIAISNYRLHIKFKDSIINVRAPHARLGHEAMMYPGVDTEISVPLRLIESVESREMFQLHIVCKDSKVVRCHFSTFKQCQEWLKRLNWATAPPTRLEDLFALAYHAWCLGACADDEDQHLHLCRPGDHVRHRMEMEVKRMGFDMQDAWRASDINSNYKLCSSYPQKLLVPVWITDKELESVASFRSWKRIPVVVYRHVRNGAVIARCSQPEISWWGWRNTEDEYLVTSIAKACLLNPGPRGGGACRHRVDAPDSSDSDFDSSLTGGVGPDTGSAPQKLLILDARSYTAAVANRAKGGGCECEEYYPNCEVMFMGMANIHSIRNSFQSLRAVCSQIPDPSNWLSALESTRWLQHLSVMLKAATLVCSAVEREGRPVLVHCSDGWDRTPQIVALAKVLLDPYYRTIEGFQVLVETEWLDFGHKFADRCGHGENAEDVSEQCPVFLQWLDCVHQLLKQFPCLFEFTEAFLVKLAQHTYSCLYGTFLCNNAREREVRNIYKRTCSVWSLLRAGNKNFQNFLYIPCHDMVLQPVCHTRALQLWTAVYLPTSSPCTAAEDAMEIYLSPSSQGEELTSRSLDRLPKTRSMDNLVSAFENGMALTRTSSDPNLNKHCQEERPPLEPMTAQGGGLTESPSDPRLGSEDQEAEKREETPPCASLEPSEDGCVDARVEPCLTTQPLPSLPHPLSLEQAPSLPKALPQMINLPLPPIPQEVHPRTAKVTSSFAAAVEPLGSPVRDQTANPEGTSEPLVSPSSTAVELLAIKQLSSFTPLEDSTDTLTEQSPTPPEPSPVPKASTGETQAPAPNDKRTPVVRGAELVPLKERAIAMAMVPTGECTQVARRLISQSQLTDLSLLGSHWDSVQGLVQSACGGTLQHGAYQGRRLAGRLLRAHGASPAGGHCCHHEPPRNPVGPTASGWISAVRSAALCASSSASPLGPSFRQILPAAYASPPAGIPPGPPAATSPAYLDDDGLPVAVDAVQQRLRQIEAGYKQEVEVLRRQVKQLQMKLERRQYCSPPSEPDIDYEDDITCLRESDDGEEEDSLSDHSEDRLSEGSWDHVERKDTEVTRWVPDHMASHCFNCDSEFWIAKRRHHCRNCGNIFCKDCCHLKLPIPDQQLYDPVLVCNSCYDLLQESRTRELRSQQLKKPIATASS